In a single window of the Palaemon carinicauda isolate YSFRI2023 chromosome 10, ASM3689809v2, whole genome shotgun sequence genome:
- the LOC137648346 gene encoding uncharacterized protein — MYPRLSPEDMQYPRLSPKERQEDSPPKTGNIQDSPLKCIIQDSPRRQVLSKTLLEDRHYPRLSPKTGIIQDSPTKTGNIQDSPLKTGIIQASPLRTGNIQDSPPETQALSKTLPRRHSLSKTLPPKTGVIQNSPPKMGIIQDSPPKTSIIQVSPEDRHYPRLSPEDRPNPRLSPEYRKYPRLSQKTGIIQGISKPLPERQAIFKTPHPEDKHYPRLSPEDRHYPRLSPDDMYYPRFSPVGRQYPRLSPEVHYPRPSPEDRHYPRLFLEDRHYPRLSPEDRHYPRLSFEDRHYPSLSLKVRHYQRLSPEDRHYPRLSFEDRHYPSLSLKDRHYPSLSPEDRHYPSLSPEDRHYPSLSPKDRYYPSLSLKDRHYPRLSFEDRHYPSLSPEDKPGITQGISKPLPIGKAFIEASPLKTGIIPSLSPEDRHYLSVYAS; from the coding sequence ATGTATCCAAGACTCTCCCCCGAAGATATGCAATATCCAAGGCTCTCCCCTAAAGAGAGGCAGGAAGACTCTCCTCCGAAGACAGGTAATATCCAAGATTCTCCCCTGAAGTGCATTATCCAAGACTCTCCCCGAAGACAGGTATTATCCAAGACTCTCCTCGAAGACAGGCATTATCCAAGACTCTCCCCGAAGACAGGTATTATCCAAGACTCTCCCACGAAGACAGGCAATATCCAAGACTCTCCCCTGAAAACAGGCATTATCCAAGCCTCTCCCCTGAGGACAGGTAATATCCAAGACTCTCCCCCCGAAACACAGGCATTATCCAAGACTCTCCCCCGAAGACATTCATTATCCAAGACTCTCCCCCCAAAGACAGGCGTTATCCAAAACTCTCCCCCAAAGATGGGCATTATCCAAGACTCTCCCCCAAAGACAAGCATTATCCAAGTCTCCCCCGAAGACAGGCATTATCCAAGACTCTCCCCCGAAGACAGGCCAAATCCAAGACTCTCCCCCGAATACAGGAAATATCCAAGACTCTCCCAGAAGACAGGCATTATCCAAGGCATATCCAAGCCTTTACCCGAAAGACAGGCAATATTCAAGACTCCCCACCCCGAAGACAAGCATTATCCAAGACTCTCCCCCGAAGACAGGCATTATCCAAGACTCTCCCCCGACGACATGTATTATCCAAGATTCTCCCCAGTAGGCAGGCAATATCCAAGACTCTCCCCTGAGGTGCATTATCCAAGACCCTCCCCTGAAGACAGGCATTATCCAAGACTCTTCCTAGAAGACAGGCATTATCCAAGACTCTCCCCTGAAGACAGGCATTATCCAAGACTCTCCTTCGAAGACAGGCATTATCCAAGCCTCTCCCTCAAAGTCAGGCATTATCAAAGACTCTCCCCCGAAGACAGGCATTATCCAAGACTCTCCTTCGAAGACAGGCATTATCCAAGCCTCTCCCTCAAAGACAGGCATTATCCAAGCCTCTCCCCTGAAGATAGGCATTATCCAAGCCTCTCCCCTGAAGACAGGCATTATCCAAGCCTCTCCCCCAAAGACAGGTATTATCCAAGCCTCTCCCTCAAAGACAGGCATTATCCAAGACTCTCCTTCGAAGACAGGCATTATCCAAGCCTCTCCCCCGAAGACAAGCCAGGCATTACCCAAGGCATATCCAAGCCTCTCCCCATAGGAAAGGCGTTTATCGAAGCCTCTCCCCTGAAGACAGGCATTATCCCAAGCCTCTCCCCCGAAGACAGACATTACCTTTCCGTCTATGCCTCTTAA